In the Gemmatimonas sp. genome, CGCTCACCGGTCGTGCCGTCGAGATTTCCGGTGGGTTCATCGGCGAATAGAATGCGCGGCTCGTTCACGAACGCGCGGGCGAGCGCCACGCGCTGCTGCTCGCCGCCTGACAGCTGCTGCGGAAAATGGTGTGTGCGATCGCCAAGGCCCACGCGCGTGAGCAGATCGCGGGCGCGCATGGTGGCGTCCTTGGCGGAGACCGCCCCGGAGAGCTCGAGCGGCACCTGCACGTTCTCGAGGGCCGTCAGCGTGGGAATCAGTTGAAAGCTCTGGAACACAAAGCCGACCTTTTCCCCACGCAGTTTGGCGCGGCGATCTTCGTCAAGACTTCCGAATTCTTCGCCATCGAGCGACACTGTGCCCTGTGACGGGGTATCAAGCCCGGCGAGCAGACCGAGCAGCGTGGTCTTGCCGCTGCCGGACGGCCCGACGATCGAGACGAACGCGCCCTGGGGCACGTCGAACGACACGTCGCGCAACACCGTGAGGCGCTGCGTGCCACTCTGGTATTCCTTGGTCAATCCACGGGCAACGAGCATG is a window encoding:
- a CDS encoding ABC transporter ATP-binding protein gives rise to the protein MLVARGLTKEYQSGTQRLTVLRDVSFDVPQGAFVSIVGPSGSGKTTLLGLLAGLDTPSQGTVSLDGEEFGSLDEDRRAKLRGEKVGFVFQSFQLIPTLTALENVQVPLELSGAVSAKDATMRARDLLTRVGLGDRTHHFPQQLSGGEQQRVALARAFVNEPRILFADEPTGNLDGTTGERIVELLQALNRERGCTIVLVTHDIALAARTQRTIRLRDGVVVEDVMHEPTAAPSAS